Proteins from a genomic interval of Polyodon spathula isolate WHYD16114869_AA chromosome 1, ASM1765450v1, whole genome shotgun sequence:
- the LOC121324021 gene encoding RNA-binding protein 47-like isoform X2, translating into MTAEDSTVTKSNSSSNMSSSKVPEGVAGAPNETALLALMDHSGYGMIQENGQRKYGPPPGWEGPSPPRGCEIFVGKIPRDVYEDELVPAFETVGRIYEMRLMMDFDGKNRGYAFVMYTKKHEAKRAVRELNNYEIRPGRLLGVCCSVDNCRLFIGGIPKMKKREEILEEISKVTEGVLDVIVYASAADKMKNRGFAFVEYESHRAAAMARRKLMPGRIQLWGHQIAVDWAEPEIDVDEDVMETVKILYVRNLMIETAEETIRKIFSQFNPGCVERVKKIRDYAFVHFTSRDDAVNAMNNLNGTDLEGSCIEVTLAKPVDKEQYTRYQKAAKGATPTPAPETPQPNYVYQCDPYTLAYYGYPYNALIGPNREYFVKAGTVRGRGRGAAGNRPPGPRGSYLGGYSAGRGIYSRYHEGKAKQQENAYELIPNLELTAVNPMGIKPGTMSIPGISGQYSVFSTGPATKLMEDGKMHAMEHLINPLAIQHDPSGAATAAAVIPAVSTPPPFQGRPITPVYTMAHNVQRIPAASLYGTSYIPIAGHAGSASFAALQKNAAAVAAAYGGYTSYVPQAFPTFQVPIHDVYQTY; encoded by the exons ATGACAGCAGAAGATTCCACTGTCACCAAGAGCAACAGTTCCTCCAACATGTCATCATCCAAAGTCCCAGAAGGAGTAGCCGGAGCCCCCAACGAGACCGCACTGCTGGCACTGATGGATCATTCAGGATATGGGATGATCCAAGAGAACGGACAGCGCAAGTACGGCCCACCACCTGGCTGGGAAGGCCCCTCACCGCCTCGTGGCTGTGAGATCTTTGTGGGGAAGATCCCTCGAGATGTATATGAGGATGAGTTGGTCCCTGCATTTGAGACTGTGGGGCGCATCTACGAAATGAGATTGATGATGGACTTTGATGGGAAGAACCGGGGATATGCCTTTGTCATGTACACAAAGAAGCATGAGGCCAAGAGAGCAGTCAGAGAGCTTAACAACTACGAGATCCGCCCAGGTAGGCTCTTGGGGGTCTGCTGCAGTGTGGACAACTGCAGACTCTTTATCGGGGGCATTCCCAAGATGAAAAAACGCGAGGAGATCCTGGAAGAGATCTCTAAAGTGACGGAAGGTGTTTTGGACGTTATTGTTTACGCCAGTGCTGCGGACAAAATGAAAAACCGGGGCTTTGCTTTCGTGGAGTACGAGAGCCATCGGGCTGCTGCCATGGCCAGGAGGAAATTGATGCCCGGCAGAATCCAGCTCTGGGGGCACCAGATCGCAGTGGACTGGGCTGAACCTGAGATTGATGTGGACGAAGACGTCATGGAAACGGTCAAGATCCTCTACGTCCGCAACCTGATGATAGAAACAGCAGAAGAGACCATCAGGAAGATCTTTAGCCAGTTCAACCCAGGCTGTGTGGAGCGGGTTAAGAAGATCAGAGACTATGCCTTTGTGCATTTCACCAGCAGGGATGATGCAGTTAACGCTATGAATAACCTGAATGGAACTGATCTTGAAGGGTCCTGTATAGAGGTTACCTTAGCCAAGCCGGTAGACAAAGAGCAGTACACACGGTACCAGAAAGCAGCAAAAGGagcaacaccaacaccagcaccagagACACCGCAGCCAAACTACGTTTACCAATGCGACCCCTACACATTGGCGTATTATGGGTATCCCTATAATGCACTGATTGGTCCCAACAGAGAATACTTTGTTAAAG CAGGTACTGTAAGGGGCAGAGGGCGAGGGGCAGCTGGGAATAGGCCCCCGGGTCCCAGAGGCTCTTACCTGGGAGGATACTCTGCTGGCCGTGGCATCTACAGCAGATACCATGAAGGGAAGGCCAAGCAGCAAGAAAATGCCTATGAACTCATACCCAACTTGGAGTTGACTGCCGTCAACCCAATGGGCATTAAACCTGGCACAA TGTCCATCCCTGGGATAAGCGGACAGTATTCAGTGTTTTCAACGGGCCCAGCAACTAAGCTAATGGAAGATGGCAAAATGCATGCAATGGAGCACCTAATCAATCCCCTCGCAATCCAACATGATCCCTCAGGTGCTGCTACGGCAGCAGCAGTCATCCCTGCTGTGTCCACACCCCCTCCATTTCAG GGTCGGCCCATTACTCCAGTGTACACGATGGCCCACAATGTTCAAAGAATTCCTGCTGCCAGTCTCTATGGTACGAGCTACATCCCCATAGCCGGCCATGCAGGGTCAGCCAGCTTCGCAGCACTACAGAAGAATGCAGCTGCTGTGGCCGCTGCCTATGGAGGATACACCAGCTATGTACCGCAG GCATTCCCTACTTTTCAGGTCCCTATACACGATGTCTACCAGACATACTAA
- the LOC121324021 gene encoding RNA-binding protein 47-like isoform X3: MTAEDSTVTKSNSSSNMSSSKVPEGVAGAPNETALLALMDHSGYGMIQENGQRKYGPPPGWEGPSPPRGCEIFVGKIPRDVYEDELVPAFETVGRIYEMRLMMDFDGKNRGYAFVMYTKKHEAKRAVRELNNYEIRPGRLLGVCCSVDNCRLFIGGIPKMKKREEILEEISKVTEGVLDVIVYASAADKMKNRGFAFVEYESHRAAAMARRKLMPGRIQLWGHQIAVDWAEPEIDVDEDVMETVKILYVRNLMIETAEETIRKIFSQFNPGCVERVKKIRDYAFVHFTSRDDAVNAMNNLNGTDLEGSCIEVTLAKPVDKEQYTRYQKAAKGATPTPAPETPQPNYVYQCDPYTLAYYGYPYNALIGPNREYFVKGTVRGRGRGAAGNRPPGPRGSYLGGYSAGRGIYSRYHEGKAKQQENAYELIPNLELTAVNPMGIKPGTMSIPGISGQYSVFSTGPATKLMEDGKMHAMEHLINPLAIQHDPSGAATAAAVIPAVSTPPPFQGRPITPVYTMAHNVQRIPAASLYGTSYIPIAGHAGSASFAALQKNAAAVAAAYGGYTSYVPQAFPTFQVPIHDVYQTY, encoded by the exons ATGACAGCAGAAGATTCCACTGTCACCAAGAGCAACAGTTCCTCCAACATGTCATCATCCAAAGTCCCAGAAGGAGTAGCCGGAGCCCCCAACGAGACCGCACTGCTGGCACTGATGGATCATTCAGGATATGGGATGATCCAAGAGAACGGACAGCGCAAGTACGGCCCACCACCTGGCTGGGAAGGCCCCTCACCGCCTCGTGGCTGTGAGATCTTTGTGGGGAAGATCCCTCGAGATGTATATGAGGATGAGTTGGTCCCTGCATTTGAGACTGTGGGGCGCATCTACGAAATGAGATTGATGATGGACTTTGATGGGAAGAACCGGGGATATGCCTTTGTCATGTACACAAAGAAGCATGAGGCCAAGAGAGCAGTCAGAGAGCTTAACAACTACGAGATCCGCCCAGGTAGGCTCTTGGGGGTCTGCTGCAGTGTGGACAACTGCAGACTCTTTATCGGGGGCATTCCCAAGATGAAAAAACGCGAGGAGATCCTGGAAGAGATCTCTAAAGTGACGGAAGGTGTTTTGGACGTTATTGTTTACGCCAGTGCTGCGGACAAAATGAAAAACCGGGGCTTTGCTTTCGTGGAGTACGAGAGCCATCGGGCTGCTGCCATGGCCAGGAGGAAATTGATGCCCGGCAGAATCCAGCTCTGGGGGCACCAGATCGCAGTGGACTGGGCTGAACCTGAGATTGATGTGGACGAAGACGTCATGGAAACGGTCAAGATCCTCTACGTCCGCAACCTGATGATAGAAACAGCAGAAGAGACCATCAGGAAGATCTTTAGCCAGTTCAACCCAGGCTGTGTGGAGCGGGTTAAGAAGATCAGAGACTATGCCTTTGTGCATTTCACCAGCAGGGATGATGCAGTTAACGCTATGAATAACCTGAATGGAACTGATCTTGAAGGGTCCTGTATAGAGGTTACCTTAGCCAAGCCGGTAGACAAAGAGCAGTACACACGGTACCAGAAAGCAGCAAAAGGagcaacaccaacaccagcaccagagACACCGCAGCCAAACTACGTTTACCAATGCGACCCCTACACATTGGCGTATTATGGGTATCCCTATAATGCACTGATTGGTCCCAACAGAGAATACTTTGTTAAAG GTACTGTAAGGGGCAGAGGGCGAGGGGCAGCTGGGAATAGGCCCCCGGGTCCCAGAGGCTCTTACCTGGGAGGATACTCTGCTGGCCGTGGCATCTACAGCAGATACCATGAAGGGAAGGCCAAGCAGCAAGAAAATGCCTATGAACTCATACCCAACTTGGAGTTGACTGCCGTCAACCCAATGGGCATTAAACCTGGCACAA TGTCCATCCCTGGGATAAGCGGACAGTATTCAGTGTTTTCAACGGGCCCAGCAACTAAGCTAATGGAAGATGGCAAAATGCATGCAATGGAGCACCTAATCAATCCCCTCGCAATCCAACATGATCCCTCAGGTGCTGCTACGGCAGCAGCAGTCATCCCTGCTGTGTCCACACCCCCTCCATTTCAG GGTCGGCCCATTACTCCAGTGTACACGATGGCCCACAATGTTCAAAGAATTCCTGCTGCCAGTCTCTATGGTACGAGCTACATCCCCATAGCCGGCCATGCAGGGTCAGCCAGCTTCGCAGCACTACAGAAGAATGCAGCTGCTGTGGCCGCTGCCTATGGAGGATACACCAGCTATGTACCGCAGGCATTCCCTACTTTTCAGGTCCCTATACACGATGTCTACCAGACATACTAA
- the LOC121324021 gene encoding RNA-binding protein 47-like isoform X1 — protein MTAEDSTVTKSNSSSNMSSSKVPEGVAGAPNETALLALMDHSGYGMIQENGQRKYGPPPGWEGPSPPRGCEIFVGKIPRDVYEDELVPAFETVGRIYEMRLMMDFDGKNRGYAFVMYTKKHEAKRAVRELNNYEIRPGRLLGVCCSVDNCRLFIGGIPKMKKREEILEEISKVTEGVLDVIVYASAADKMKNRGFAFVEYESHRAAAMARRKLMPGRIQLWGHQIAVDWAEPEIDVDEDVMETVKILYVRNLMIETAEETIRKIFSQFNPGCVERVKKIRDYAFVHFTSRDDAVNAMNNLNGTDLEGSCIEVTLAKPVDKEQYTRYQKAAKGATPTPAPETPQPNYVYQCDPYTLAYYGYPYNALIGPNREYFVKAGTVRGRGRGAAGNRPPGPRGSYLGGYSAGRGIYSRYHEGKAKQQENAYELIPNLELTAVNPMGIKPGTMSIPGISGQYSVFSTGPATKLMEDGKMHAMEHLINPLAIQHDPSGAATAAAVIPAVSTPPPFQGRPITPVYTMAHNVQRIPAASLYGTSYIPIAGHAGSASFAALQKNAAAVAAAYGGYTSYVPQAFPTFQVPIHDVYQTY, from the exons ATGACAGCAGAAGATTCCACTGTCACCAAGAGCAACAGTTCCTCCAACATGTCATCATCCAAAGTCCCAGAAGGAGTAGCCGGAGCCCCCAACGAGACCGCACTGCTGGCACTGATGGATCATTCAGGATATGGGATGATCCAAGAGAACGGACAGCGCAAGTACGGCCCACCACCTGGCTGGGAAGGCCCCTCACCGCCTCGTGGCTGTGAGATCTTTGTGGGGAAGATCCCTCGAGATGTATATGAGGATGAGTTGGTCCCTGCATTTGAGACTGTGGGGCGCATCTACGAAATGAGATTGATGATGGACTTTGATGGGAAGAACCGGGGATATGCCTTTGTCATGTACACAAAGAAGCATGAGGCCAAGAGAGCAGTCAGAGAGCTTAACAACTACGAGATCCGCCCAGGTAGGCTCTTGGGGGTCTGCTGCAGTGTGGACAACTGCAGACTCTTTATCGGGGGCATTCCCAAGATGAAAAAACGCGAGGAGATCCTGGAAGAGATCTCTAAAGTGACGGAAGGTGTTTTGGACGTTATTGTTTACGCCAGTGCTGCGGACAAAATGAAAAACCGGGGCTTTGCTTTCGTGGAGTACGAGAGCCATCGGGCTGCTGCCATGGCCAGGAGGAAATTGATGCCCGGCAGAATCCAGCTCTGGGGGCACCAGATCGCAGTGGACTGGGCTGAACCTGAGATTGATGTGGACGAAGACGTCATGGAAACGGTCAAGATCCTCTACGTCCGCAACCTGATGATAGAAACAGCAGAAGAGACCATCAGGAAGATCTTTAGCCAGTTCAACCCAGGCTGTGTGGAGCGGGTTAAGAAGATCAGAGACTATGCCTTTGTGCATTTCACCAGCAGGGATGATGCAGTTAACGCTATGAATAACCTGAATGGAACTGATCTTGAAGGGTCCTGTATAGAGGTTACCTTAGCCAAGCCGGTAGACAAAGAGCAGTACACACGGTACCAGAAAGCAGCAAAAGGagcaacaccaacaccagcaccagagACACCGCAGCCAAACTACGTTTACCAATGCGACCCCTACACATTGGCGTATTATGGGTATCCCTATAATGCACTGATTGGTCCCAACAGAGAATACTTTGTTAAAG CAGGTACTGTAAGGGGCAGAGGGCGAGGGGCAGCTGGGAATAGGCCCCCGGGTCCCAGAGGCTCTTACCTGGGAGGATACTCTGCTGGCCGTGGCATCTACAGCAGATACCATGAAGGGAAGGCCAAGCAGCAAGAAAATGCCTATGAACTCATACCCAACTTGGAGTTGACTGCCGTCAACCCAATGGGCATTAAACCTGGCACAA TGTCCATCCCTGGGATAAGCGGACAGTATTCAGTGTTTTCAACGGGCCCAGCAACTAAGCTAATGGAAGATGGCAAAATGCATGCAATGGAGCACCTAATCAATCCCCTCGCAATCCAACATGATCCCTCAGGTGCTGCTACGGCAGCAGCAGTCATCCCTGCTGTGTCCACACCCCCTCCATTTCAG GGTCGGCCCATTACTCCAGTGTACACGATGGCCCACAATGTTCAAAGAATTCCTGCTGCCAGTCTCTATGGTACGAGCTACATCCCCATAGCCGGCCATGCAGGGTCAGCCAGCTTCGCAGCACTACAGAAGAATGCAGCTGCTGTGGCCGCTGCCTATGGAGGATACACCAGCTATGTACCGCAGGCATTCCCTACTTTTCAGGTCCCTATACACGATGTCTACCAGACATACTAA